GGGCCAGGAAGAACTGAAGGCCGCGGGCCTCCTGGATGCGCGCGCCCAACCCCCGATATTCAGGCCGGATGAGGCCGATCTGCCGCTCGAGCCGACGGAGGACGAGCCCGACGAGCCTCTCGCCGTCGAGGAGAAAGCCGGGGGGCAGGCGCGCTGACGCCCCAGAACCACCTTATTCGGGCGGTTGCCGTGGCTTCGCAGCGGATGCCATAATCGGCATTCGTTATTCGACACGCCGATTGAAAATCGACTTGGGAGCATTTTGAAATGGGTAGCTTCAGCGTATGGCACTGGCTGATCGTGCTGGCCGTCGTGCTGCTGCTGTTCGGCGGTCGCGGCAAGGTCTCGCAGCTCATGGGCGACTTCGGCAAGGGCCTCTCGGCCTTCAAGAAGGGCGTCGGGGGCGCGCAGGAAGAGACTCCGCCGCAGGCTCAGCCGGGCACGCAGCCGGGCGACACCGCCAAGCCGATCTCGGCTCAGGCGACGACCACGCCGCCGGGTGGCACGGTTCACCATCAGGACAGTGCCGCCAAGGTCTAAAGCGGCGCTGTGAGGGCCTGAACGGCCATGTTTGGCATCGATAGTCCGGAACTTCTGGTCATCGCGGTCGTGGCGCTCGTCGTCATCGGCCCGAAGGAACTGCCCGGCATGCTGCGCAGCTGGGGCAAGTGGATGGCCCAGATGCGCGGCATGGCTTCGGAATTCCGCGGCCATGTCGACGAAATGGTGCGGCAGGCTGACATCGACGACGTGAAGAAGCAGCTCACCGGCAGCCAGGGTCTCGACCTGCAGGCGCTCGATCCCACCCGGGAGATCAAGAGTGCGCTGCAGGAGGGCATGGCCGAGGGCGAGAAGGCCATGGCCGAGGCCAAGGCCCAGATCGACAATCCGCTGGTCGAGCCGGAATCCGCGCCCCAGATCGCGGCCGAGCCGGCCCTCGAGACCGCAACCGCCGCAGTGACCGCGGAGGCTGCACCAGCCGCCGAACCGGCGCCTTCGGCCAGCGAACCTGCGGTGCCTGCAGCCGATGAGAAGCCGGCCAAGGCCGTCGCGGTCGG
This DNA window, taken from Reyranella humidisoli, encodes the following:
- the tatB gene encoding Sec-independent protein translocase protein TatB; its protein translation is MFGIDSPELLVIAVVALVVIGPKELPGMLRSWGKWMAQMRGMASEFRGHVDEMVRQADIDDVKKQLTGSQGLDLQALDPTREIKSALQEGMAEGEKAMAEAKAQIDNPLVEPESAPQIAAEPALETATAAVTAEAAPAAEPAPSASEPAVPAADEKPAKAVAVG
- a CDS encoding twin-arginine translocase TatA/TatE family subunit gives rise to the protein MGSFSVWHWLIVLAVVLLLFGGRGKVSQLMGDFGKGLSAFKKGVGGAQEETPPQAQPGTQPGDTAKPISAQATTTPPGGTVHHQDSAAKV